One Microbacterium keratanolyticum DNA window includes the following coding sequences:
- the holA gene encoding DNA polymerase III subunit delta translates to MAAPRSSARGSAKATAIPQVSWRSPRPAPIVLVSGPEEVCAERAIAGVRDYLRAEDAALEVSDVRADDYAAGTLLSLTSPSLFGEPRLVRVAGVEKCSDAFLQEAIAYLNHPQEGATVILRHTGATVRGKKLLDALRAGTGGGVEIACPAIKRDDEKVNFATGEFRAANKRIAPTALRALVSAFADDVTELAAACQQLINDVDGDVTDDVVTKYYGGRVEVSAFVVADTAIAGQYGAALVALRHALASGADPVPMVAAFAMKLRTMARVAGSREPSRQLAQRLGMKDWQVDRAKRDLVGWNERSLGLAIQATARADAEVKGGARDPIFALERMVTVVATRAPFGA, encoded by the coding sequence ATGGCTGCTCCTCGTTCCTCCGCACGCGGCAGCGCGAAGGCGACGGCGATTCCTCAGGTCTCGTGGCGCAGCCCCCGACCGGCTCCGATCGTGCTGGTGTCAGGCCCCGAAGAGGTCTGCGCGGAGCGCGCGATCGCAGGCGTGCGCGACTACCTTCGCGCAGAAGACGCCGCCCTTGAGGTCAGCGATGTGCGAGCGGACGACTATGCCGCGGGCACCCTGCTCAGCCTCACGTCGCCCTCGCTGTTCGGTGAGCCGCGACTGGTCCGCGTCGCCGGCGTAGAGAAATGCTCCGATGCCTTCCTGCAGGAGGCGATCGCCTACCTCAACCATCCGCAAGAAGGCGCGACCGTCATTCTGCGCCACACCGGTGCCACGGTCCGGGGCAAGAAGCTGCTCGACGCCCTGCGCGCCGGCACGGGCGGCGGCGTCGAGATCGCCTGCCCGGCGATCAAACGCGATGACGAGAAGGTGAACTTCGCTACGGGAGAGTTCCGCGCCGCGAACAAGCGCATCGCGCCCACGGCACTGCGCGCTCTCGTCTCGGCCTTCGCCGACGACGTGACCGAACTCGCCGCCGCCTGTCAGCAGCTCATCAACGACGTCGACGGTGACGTCACTGACGACGTCGTGACCAAGTACTACGGCGGACGCGTCGAGGTCTCCGCCTTCGTGGTCGCCGACACGGCGATCGCCGGACAGTACGGGGCCGCGCTCGTCGCTCTCCGTCACGCGCTGGCCTCCGGAGCCGACCCCGTGCCCATGGTCGCCGCGTTCGCCATGAAGCTGCGCACGATGGCGCGAGTCGCCGGTAGCCGAGAGCCCAGCAGACAGCTCGCGCAGCGCCTGGGCATGAAGGATTGGCAGGTCGACCGTGCGAAGCGAGACCTCGTCGGTTGGAACGAACGCTCCCTCGGGCTGGCGATCCAGGCCACCGCTCGCGCCGATGCTGAGGTCAAGGGCGGCGCGCGCGATCCGATCTTCGCCCTCGAGCGCATGGTCACCGTCGTCGCCACCCGCGCACCCTTCGGCGCCTGA